In Anaerolineales bacterium, one DNA window encodes the following:
- a CDS encoding FtsW/RodA/SpoVE family cell cycle protein produces the protein MHDLAQSRLLRWATLFLFIQSIILTLSPAVRERSWAVEYRLSHWAGFVIWVLLMTAAHRAAIRYLPERDPYLLPAAALLSGWGLLTVWRLDSVFGIRQTIWLTVSVFAFILGMVYLKKLSLIRRYKYVILSSGLLITALTLLFGTNPLGFGPHLWLGCCGVYFQPSEPLKLLLVIYLAAYLADRASIRLFSLPLLIPTLAVTGLALLLLIVQRDLGTASIFIAIFTMIIFLATGRRRVLLSAVIFLVLALLLGYFFIDIIHIRVVGWINPWMDPSGNSYQIVQSVLAVANGGTIGRGIGIGSPLLVPVAISDFIYAAIAEETGLVGTMGLLAAIWVILARGMIASLRATDRFRRYLAAGLVTYFGVQSLLIIGGNVRLLPLTGVTLPFVSYGGSSLLTSYIALFLMMVISNVEDGEPAVLHDPKPYSMLAGALALGLAACALATAWWAIVRGPDLLLRTDNPRRTIADRYVPRGDLVDRNNLPISITEGQSGSYLRNYIYPDLAPVIGYTQSIYGQAGLEAALDSYLRGLQGNPMSRILWDQLIYGTPPPGLDVRLSIDLVLQSTADELLGVHRGAVVLMNAETGEILVMASHPTYDPNTLSEQAESLSRDPAAPLLNRGSQGLYPIGNALLPLIRAEFGERQPANAELQAFHERLGLYRAPVLNMPVAFDAGNNSVLNLQASPLQMSLAAAVLSYKGIAPAPRMATAVNTPEQGWVVLPALGEAVEVMPAEAANEAALSFIKQGKAYWSHSGQGGTEENIVTWLLAGTLPDWRGTPLVLVVALEENNITLAERIGERLLDAGLSQ, from the coding sequence ATGCATGACCTGGCACAGAGCCGCCTGCTGCGTTGGGCGACTCTCTTTCTCTTTATTCAATCGATCATCCTGACACTCTCCCCGGCGGTGCGCGAACGATCCTGGGCCGTGGAGTACAGGCTGTCCCACTGGGCGGGTTTTGTAATCTGGGTTTTGCTCATGACCGCAGCCCACCGCGCTGCAATTCGGTATCTCCCGGAACGGGATCCCTATCTGCTTCCAGCAGCAGCACTGCTCAGCGGCTGGGGCCTGCTTACCGTCTGGCGGCTGGACTCCGTTTTCGGCATCCGGCAAACGATCTGGCTGACCGTAAGTGTTTTCGCCTTCATCCTCGGGATGGTTTACCTGAAAAAACTTTCGCTGATTCGGCGCTACAAATATGTCATCCTGAGCAGCGGCCTGCTCATCACCGCACTGACCCTGCTTTTTGGCACGAATCCCCTTGGCTTTGGCCCGCATTTATGGCTGGGGTGCTGCGGCGTCTATTTCCAGCCCTCCGAGCCGCTCAAATTACTGCTGGTCATTTACCTGGCTGCATATCTGGCGGACCGCGCCAGCATTCGATTATTTTCCCTGCCGCTGCTCATCCCCACCCTGGCTGTCACCGGACTTGCCCTGCTCCTGCTTATCGTCCAGCGCGACCTCGGGACGGCATCCATATTCATTGCCATTTTTACCATGATCATCTTCCTGGCGACGGGCAGGCGGCGCGTATTATTAAGCGCGGTCATCTTCCTCGTCCTCGCCCTGCTGCTCGGTTATTTCTTTATCGACATTATCCACATCCGCGTGGTCGGCTGGATCAACCCCTGGATGGACCCGTCGGGAAATTCATATCAGATCGTGCAGTCCGTCCTTGCGGTGGCGAACGGCGGAACGATCGGCAGGGGGATCGGGATTGGCAGTCCACTGCTCGTGCCGGTTGCCATCTCCGATTTTATCTATGCGGCGATCGCGGAGGAAACGGGTCTGGTCGGGACGATGGGTCTGCTGGCCGCCATCTGGGTGATTCTCGCCCGGGGCATGATCGCCTCCCTGCGTGCAACGGACAGGTTTCGCCGCTATCTCGCGGCCGGCTTGGTCACGTACTTTGGTGTCCAGAGCCTGCTGATCATTGGCGGCAACGTCAGGCTGCTCCCGCTCACGGGAGTCACCCTGCCGTTTGTTTCCTACGGCGGCTCCTCCCTGCTGACATCCTACATCGCCCTCTTTCTTATGATGGTGATCAGTAACGTGGAAGACGGCGAACCTGCCGTGCTGCATGACCCAAAACCTTATTCCATGCTGGCGGGCGCGCTTGCGCTGGGACTCGCTGCATGCGCACTGGCGACCGCCTGGTGGGCAATCGTCCGCGGACCAGATCTGCTGCTCCGCACCGACAACCCCCGCCGCACCATCGCGGACCGCTATGTCCCGCGTGGAGACCTCGTGGATAGAAATAACCTGCCCATCAGCATCACCGAAGGGCAGAGCGGTTCCTATTTGCGAAACTATATATATCCTGACCTCGCTCCCGTTATTGGCTACACGCAATCTATTTACGGCCAGGCCGGCCTTGAAGCCGCCCTGGACAGTTATCTGCGCGGGCTGCAGGGAAACCCAATGAGCCGCATCCTGTGGGACCAATTGATCTACGGCACTCCCCCTCCCGGGCTGGATGTGCGCCTGAGCATCGACCTTGTCCTGCAATCCACGGCGGATGAACTGCTGGGGGTTCATCGCGGCGCCGTCGTCCTGATGAACGCAGAAACGGGCGAGATCCTTGTCATGGCCTCCCACCCAACCTATGACCCCAATACGTTGAGTGAGCAGGCCGAATCGCTCTCACGCGATCCGGCCGCGCCCCTGCTCAACCGCGGATCGCAGGGTCTGTATCCAATTGGAAATGCCCTGCTGCCATTGATCCGCGCGGAGTTTGGAGAGAGACAGCCGGCGAATGCCGAATTACAGGCGTTCCATGAGAGGCTTGGCCTGTACCGGGCGCCGGTATTGAACATGCCGGTTGCATTTGATGCAGGCAATAACAGCGTATTGAACCTGCAGGCGAGTCCTTTGCAAATGAGTCTCGCCGCAGCTGTTCTGAGTTATAAGGGGATTGCGCCGGCGCCGAGGATGGCAACTGCGGTCAATACGCCCGAGCAGGGATGGGTGGTATTACCCGCCCTGGGCGAGGCGGTTGAGGTGATGCCGGCCGAGGCGGCGAATGAGGCGGCTCTATCCTTCATCAAGCAGGGCAAAGCCTACTGGAGCCATAGTGGGCAGGGAGGCACAGAAGAAAACATCGTCACCTGGCTATTGGCGGGGACGCTGCCGGATTGGCGCGGTACGCCGCTGGTGCTGGTGGTCGCGCTGGAGGAAAATAACATCACCCTGGCGGAGCGCATCGGCGAAAGGCTGTTGGATGCCGGCTTAAGCCAGTAA
- the mtnP gene encoding S-methyl-5'-thioadenosine phosphorylase, with protein MTNKATIAIIGGSGLYHMSGLEHTEELVVDTPFGKPSAPITIGTLEGTRVAFLTRHGIGHHITPSEVPYRANIHALKSLGVERVISISACGSLREDFAPGHIVIPDNIFDHTKDRARSFFGEGLVAHISVADPFCKDLSNQLESAVRTTEARVHRGGNFITIEGPRFSTKAESNVYRAWGMSIIGMTAAPEAFLAREAELCYATMAHVTDYDVWHESKSPVTVEMVIQTLNKNTEIAQEAIRSLVRELKTQRDCTCGQALASALITNPKVIPSKTRKKLGVLVNKYL; from the coding sequence ATGACAAATAAAGCGACGATCGCGATCATTGGCGGGTCCGGCCTGTACCATATGAGCGGGCTTGAACACACCGAGGAACTGGTCGTGGATACCCCCTTTGGGAAACCCAGCGCGCCCATCACCATCGGCACGTTGGAGGGTACGCGCGTCGCCTTCCTCACGCGGCACGGCATCGGCCACCATATCACGCCGTCGGAGGTCCCATATCGCGCCAATATCCATGCGCTGAAATCGCTGGGCGTGGAGCGTGTGATCAGCATCAGCGCCTGCGGGTCGCTGCGGGAGGACTTCGCACCGGGACACATCGTCATCCCCGACAATATCTTCGACCACACAAAAGACCGCGCCCGCTCCTTCTTCGGCGAGGGGCTGGTCGCCCACATCAGCGTTGCCGACCCGTTTTGCAAGGACCTTTCCAACCAGTTGGAATCAGCCGTCCGCACGACGGAAGCGCGTGTGCATCGCGGAGGGAATTTCATCACCATTGAAGGTCCGCGCTTTTCCACGAAAGCTGAATCCAATGTCTACCGCGCCTGGGGCATGTCCATCATTGGAATGACCGCCGCGCCGGAGGCATTTCTTGCGCGTGAAGCGGAATTGTGCTATGCGACCATGGCGCACGTCACGGACTATGACGTCTGGCACGAGAGCAAATCACCGGTGACCGTTGAGATGGTCATTCAAACCTTGAACAAAAACACCGAAATCGCGCAGGAAGCCATCCGCAGCCTGGTGCGCGAACTGAAGACCCAACGCGACTGCACCTGCGGGCAGGCTCTGGCCAGCGCCTTGATAACCAATCCCAAGGTGATTCCCTCAAAGACCCGCAAAAAGCTGGGTGTACTGGTCAACAAATACTTGTAA
- a CDS encoding FHA domain-containing protein: MSGSIVLALRVITALALYGFLGWVLIFLYREIQRQSFSLANRRVPGINILIRQGHGSPVLKHFSQPEIILGRDPGCDIPLTDDTVSTRHAQLTYHHGQWWLEDLASTNGTMLNKSQVNMPTVITSGDEIKCGAARLIISMAENVVIEPTQKIGKRDDK; the protein is encoded by the coding sequence ATGAGCGGCTCGATTGTATTGGCGCTGCGGGTCATCACAGCGCTGGCATTGTATGGCTTTCTTGGGTGGGTATTGATCTTTCTTTACCGTGAAATACAAAGACAAAGCTTTTCACTGGCAAACCGCCGCGTCCCGGGCATCAATATCCTCATCCGGCAGGGACACGGTTCGCCTGTTCTCAAACATTTTTCCCAGCCGGAGATCATATTGGGACGCGACCCTGGCTGCGACATCCCCCTGACCGACGACACCGTATCCACCCGCCACGCCCAATTGACCTATCACCACGGGCAATGGTGGCTGGAGGATCTGGCCTCCACAAATGGCACGATGCTTAATAAATCACAGGTGAACATGCCGACGGTGATCACTTCCGGCGATGAAATCAAATGCGGCGCCGCGCGTTTGATCATCAGCATGGCCGAAAATGTGGTCATAGAACCTACGCAGAAAATTGGAAAAAGAGATGACAAATAA
- a CDS encoding FHA domain-containing protein, with the protein MNLKELETRLQTLIEVDLLNVLPGKKVEDMIVQKLATAIQHNSITMEDGSVISPDVYTLLMHPETSAKWNDQQLLAIILHSVVTVVQEAGFRFTMSPTITISTDEKIPLNDAEIVTSHRIESMADTNATPLETGPLEDSSKMPENAFLIVEGVKVYPLLVPVVNIGRRLDNQLVIDDPRVSRNHAQLRTIKGRFVVFDLNSTGGTFVNGQRTSQSVLYPGDVISLAGVALIFGQDNPPPRPDLKDTSPFQQSAERPTAILKDYYTSKLKKK; encoded by the coding sequence ATGAACCTGAAAGAACTTGAAACCCGTCTCCAAACGTTGATCGAAGTGGATCTTTTGAACGTGCTCCCTGGGAAAAAAGTGGAGGATATGATCGTTCAGAAACTAGCAACGGCGATCCAGCATAACAGCATTACCATGGAGGACGGCTCGGTCATCTCGCCGGATGTGTACACCCTTTTGATGCACCCCGAAACTTCGGCGAAATGGAACGACCAGCAGCTGCTGGCCATTATCCTGCATTCGGTTGTCACGGTTGTCCAGGAGGCGGGATTTCGGTTTACGATGTCACCAACGATCACCATATCGACCGATGAAAAAATCCCCTTAAATGATGCTGAAATCGTAACATCCCACCGCATCGAGTCCATGGCGGACACGAACGCAACCCCGCTCGAGACGGGACCTCTTGAAGACAGCAGCAAAATGCCTGAAAATGCATTTCTGATCGTGGAAGGCGTAAAGGTCTATCCGCTGCTTGTGCCGGTTGTGAACATTGGCCGAAGGCTCGATAATCAGCTGGTCATCGACGATCCTCGTGTATCCCGCAACCATGCGCAGCTGCGCACGATCAAGGGGCGTTTTGTAGTATTCGATTTGAATTCAACCGGGGGCACATTTGTGAATGGACAGCGCACCAGTCAGAGCGTGCTCTATCCCGGTGATGTGATTTCCCTGGCAGGAGTGGCGCTTATTTTTGGGCAGGACAACCCGCCGCCCCGCCCGGACCTGAAGGATACCAGCCCGTTCCAGCAAAGTGCCGAGCGTCCCACGGCAATTTTAAAAGACTACTACACCTCAAAACTGAAGAAAAAATGA
- a CDS encoding zinc ribbon domain-containing protein: MERKIFHGNIKPVDIAQALLGEFNRGNLRAQTLGQSEKMVVQVGTRPDAMSGGQTAMTVTIQKLDDGVIVELGQQAWLGVAASLGVSALSALKNPFSLLGRLDDIAQDIENLTLSERIWQVIAKTARAANASTDLSEKLRRLTCEYCHAANPVGEPSCVACGAPLGKVQPNTCGYCGYVVKITDKSCPNCKQILGIFRDG, from the coding sequence ATGGAACGGAAAATCTTTCACGGGAACATCAAGCCGGTGGACATCGCGCAGGCCTTGCTTGGCGAGTTCAATCGGGGCAATCTGCGGGCACAGACGCTGGGACAGAGCGAAAAGATGGTCGTACAGGTTGGCACCCGGCCTGACGCCATGTCCGGCGGGCAGACAGCCATGACGGTCACGATCCAAAAACTGGACGACGGCGTGATCGTCGAACTGGGACAGCAGGCGTGGTTGGGAGTGGCGGCGAGCCTGGGAGTGAGCGCGTTATCAGCTCTTAAAAACCCCTTCAGCCTGCTTGGCCGGCTGGATGATATTGCCCAGGATATCGAGAACCTGACGCTGAGCGAACGCATCTGGCAGGTGATCGCAAAAACTGCGCGCGCGGCAAACGCCTCCACGGATCTCTCGGAGAAGCTCAGGCGCCTGACCTGTGAATACTGTCATGCGGCAAACCCGGTTGGGGAGCCCTCCTGTGTTGCCTGCGGTGCACCGCTTGGAAAGGTACAACCAAACACATGCGGGTATTGCGGCTATGTGGTGAAAATAACCGACAAATCCTGTCCAAATTGCAAACAAATATTAGGAATTTTCAGGGACGGTTAA
- a CDS encoding SH3 domain-containing protein: MMQTRFHPILIFLLTSFFLFGTFFASVPADVLAQQPADTPTSSTGIFITVLFDEPQINVRLGPNSAIYPVVGTLPSGATAPALGRSQGGDWIQIEFPSAPGGMGWVYSPLVQLSPGTLQVAEPPPTPVPPPTATIDPTLAAQFSILPTNTRMPTFTPPPALTAYTYTEVPVKNTAASVPLATIIIAFAILGLVGFLLSLIRR; this comes from the coding sequence ATGATGCAAACCCGGTTTCACCCCATTCTCATTTTTCTGCTCACATCCTTTTTTTTGTTCGGGACATTCTTCGCATCCGTCCCGGCCGACGTGCTGGCTCAACAACCGGCGGACACGCCGACCTCCTCGACGGGGATTTTTATTACTGTATTATTTGACGAACCACAGATAAACGTCCGCCTGGGACCAAATTCAGCCATTTATCCGGTGGTTGGTACCCTCCCATCGGGCGCGACCGCCCCCGCCCTGGGGAGATCCCAGGGCGGGGATTGGATCCAGATCGAATTCCCGTCTGCTCCCGGCGGAATGGGCTGGGTCTATTCCCCGCTTGTTCAATTATCCCCCGGCACATTGCAGGTTGCCGAGCCGCCGCCCACTCCGGTCCCGCCGCCAACTGCCACAATCGACCCTACCCTGGCTGCGCAGTTCAGCATCCTTCCCACCAATACGCGCATGCCGACTTTTACGCCGCCGCCAGCATTGACCGCATATACATACACGGAAGTCCCCGTGAAAAATACCGCCGCCTCGGTACCGCTCGCCACGATCATAATTGCGTTCGCGATTTTGGGATTGGTCGGTTTTCTGCTCTCGTTGATCCGTCGATAA
- a CDS encoding iron-sulfur cluster assembly accessory protein, which yields MLQEIDTQLFTLTPAASQAVKDILEQRNLEGYALRVYVAGGGCCGVNFGMALDNNFRDVDTTFEANGVKVVVDEVSIDYLRDATVDFVNDPQHGQGFAVNSPNVKSGHSHGEGGCACGSNESGSGSSGCGGGSCGCNN from the coding sequence ATGCTCCAGGAAATCGATACCCAACTTTTTACACTTACACCCGCCGCAAGCCAGGCTGTTAAGGATATTCTCGAGCAACGCAACCTTGAGGGCTACGCTCTGCGCGTGTACGTGGCGGGAGGCGGTTGCTGCGGGGTGAACTTTGGAATGGCGCTGGATAATAATTTCCGCGATGTGGATACCACGTTCGAAGCGAACGGTGTGAAAGTCGTTGTGGACGAAGTCTCCATTGACTATCTCCGCGATGCCACGGTTGATTTTGTAAACGACCCCCAGCACGGGCAGGGATTTGCAGTCAACAGCCCGAATGTAAAGAGCGGGCATTCTCATGGCGAAGGTGGGTGCGCCTGCGGAAGCAACGAAAGCGGCAGCGGCTCATCTGGCTGTGGCGGCGGTTCCTGCGGCTGCAACAACTAA
- a CDS encoding sodium-translocating pyrophosphatase, translating into MQFDLLLTPAARPPLPMLWWLGPIAALIALVFAFFLYRQLMKLSEGNKKMVGIAQAVREGAMAYLKSQYRVVAIVFAVLFALFLVLSWFHLQNPIVPYAFLTGGLFSGLCGFIGMKTATNASARTTYAATKSLNSALQVALRAGAVMGLVVVGFALLDITAWFYLLYEVFPKIFPTNFISVAENPLPQITAVMLSFGMGASTQALFARVGGGIYTKAADVGADLVGKVEANIPEDDPRNPATIADNVGDNVGDVAGMGADLYESYAGSILATSALGVAAVGLKGADIAESMLYISVPIVLAALGIVLSIVALYVVRSDEDATQGDLINALSRGLYVSSAGIAVLSLPAFYFMGLENWLALWIVVLTGLGVGIAVGKLTEYYTSHAFAPTREIALQANTSTATAMIEGLALGMRSTGLPLVSILIGIVISFYVAGGAASILMGLYGVGLAAVSMLSTLGFTLATDAYGPIADNAGGNAQMAGLKPEVRHRTDQLDAVGNTTAAIGKGFAIGSAALTAMALLAAYLEEIRLVLGELRGVTSLAVDGVTIPLSELTVQNFVTYYNVNLFNPAVLVGLFSGVATAFFFSALTMSAVGRAAGGMVEEVRRQFREIKGILTGKGKPDYARCVEISTLAAQREMVAPSILAIIVPVLIGVVFGVAGVLGLLVGGLGAGFSLAIMMSNAGGAWDNAKKYIESGAYGGKGSNAHKAAVVGDTVGDPFKDTSGPSLNILIKLMSMVSVVFAGLIVAFGNGQGLLVMLLGR; encoded by the coding sequence ATGCAGTTTGATTTGTTGTTAACCCCGGCAGCGAGACCGCCCCTGCCCATGCTATGGTGGCTTGGTCCCATAGCGGCTTTGATTGCGCTTGTGTTTGCCTTTTTCTTGTATCGCCAGCTGATGAAGTTAAGTGAAGGCAACAAGAAGATGGTGGGAATTGCCCAGGCGGTTCGTGAAGGCGCCATGGCGTACTTGAAAAGCCAGTACCGTGTGGTCGCCATTGTCTTTGCCGTGTTGTTCGCCCTGTTTCTTGTCCTTTCATGGTTCCATTTGCAGAACCCAATCGTGCCCTACGCCTTTTTGACGGGCGGTCTGTTCTCGGGCTTGTGCGGTTTCATCGGTATGAAGACGGCGACCAACGCCTCGGCGCGCACCACCTACGCCGCGACGAAAAGCCTGAACAGTGCCTTGCAGGTCGCCCTGCGTGCCGGCGCAGTGATGGGACTTGTGGTGGTCGGTTTTGCCCTGCTCGATATCACCGCCTGGTTCTACCTGCTCTATGAAGTTTTCCCCAAAATTTTCCCCACCAACTTCATCAGCGTTGCCGAAAATCCATTGCCGCAAATCACAGCGGTCATGCTCAGTTTCGGCATGGGTGCTTCCACACAGGCGTTGTTCGCCCGTGTCGGCGGCGGCATCTATACCAAGGCTGCTGATGTCGGTGCAGACCTGGTCGGAAAGGTCGAAGCAAACATCCCTGAGGATGATCCGCGCAATCCCGCCACGATCGCAGATAACGTCGGTGATAATGTCGGCGACGTGGCTGGCATGGGTGCTGACTTGTACGAATCCTATGCGGGCTCCATTCTGGCGACTTCCGCACTCGGTGTTGCCGCGGTCGGGTTGAAAGGCGCCGACATTGCCGAAAGCATGCTTTACATCTCTGTGCCGATTGTGCTCGCGGCGCTGGGGATCGTTCTTTCGATTGTCGCGCTGTATGTCGTCCGCTCGGATGAGGATGCGACTCAGGGCGACCTGATCAACGCGCTCAGCCGCGGTTTGTATGTCAGTTCGGCTGGAATTGCCGTCCTGTCATTGCCCGCCTTCTATTTCATGGGACTTGAGAACTGGCTCGCACTCTGGATCGTTGTGCTGACGGGTCTGGGCGTCGGGATAGCTGTCGGCAAACTAACCGAATACTACACCTCCCATGCGTTTGCCCCCACCCGCGAGATTGCCTTGCAGGCGAATACCAGCACCGCCACCGCGATGATCGAAGGGCTTGCACTCGGTATGCGTTCAACAGGTCTTCCGCTCGTTTCCATTTTGATTGGAATCGTAATCAGCTTCTACGTGGCTGGCGGCGCGGCCAGCATCCTGATGGGCTTGTATGGCGTGGGTCTTGCCGCGGTCAGCATGCTCTCGACACTCGGCTTCACGCTTGCCACCGATGCCTACGGCCCGATTGCGGATAACGCGGGCGGTAATGCTCAGATGGCCGGGCTCAAGCCTGAGGTCCGTCATCGAACCGACCAGTTGGATGCGGTCGGCAACACCACTGCCGCCATCGGCAAGGGCTTTGCCATCGGCTCCGCCGCATTGACCGCCATGGCTCTGCTCGCCGCCTATCTCGAGGAGATCCGTCTTGTGTTGGGAGAATTGCGCGGCGTGACTTCTCTGGCGGTGGATGGCGTGACAATCCCGCTTTCCGAACTCACGGTACAGAACTTCGTAACTTATTACAACGTCAACCTGTTCAACCCGGCCGTGTTGGTGGGTCTGTTCAGCGGTGTTGCGACTGCCTTCTTCTTTTCTGCGCTGACCATGAGCGCGGTCGGACGCGCCGCGGGCGGCATGGTGGAGGAAGTCCGCCGCCAGTTCCGCGAGATCAAAGGCATCCTGACCGGCAAAGGCAAGCCTGACTACGCCCGTTGCGTGGAGATCAGCACTCTGGCTGCACAGCGTGAAATGGTCGCCCCCTCCATTCTGGCGATTATCGTGCCTGTGTTGATCGGCGTTGTATTCGGTGTGGCGGGCGTGCTTGGTTTGCTGGTCGGCGGATTGGGCGCAGGTTTCTCGCTGGCGATCATGATGTCCAATGCGGGCGGCGCCTGGGACAACGCCAAGAAGTACATCGAAAGCGGCGCATATGGCGGCAAAGGCTCGAATGCCCACAAAGCCGCTGTCGTTGGCGACACCGTCGGCGACCCGTTCAAGGACACCTCCGGCCCCTCGCTCAACATTCTGATCAAACTCATGTCCATGGTCTCGGTGGTCTTTGCCGGTTTGATCGTGGCGTTCGGCAATGGTCAGGGCTTGTTGGTGATGCTGCTGGGGAGGTAG
- a CDS encoding oligosaccharide flippase family protein codes for MGRVLGRGIGYLAQIMFARVLAPESFGLFAIGWTLLRLFSIAGHFGMDSGVIKFGGQYWQKNALKLRSVVLVSLTSAFLSGAIMGMLLYVSAPWLAEVFFRKPALVPIFRGFAIIFPFATILRVAAATSSLSGKMLCGAISEDIAQPILQIGLFLVLFNMGMGLNAAILSIGVSYGISVIIGLVCVARSIPGIIGLGRILSDDLVPILRFSFPAIVGVTLGAFNLWGDRLLVGYFSTEASTGIYQSVSVLTMFTTIILSGFKISIAPAIAHLYYRGEHEAVKTLVRSVIRWALYISLPILIFVFVNANGLIIGLFGLKYQSGTVPLLILTIGQVFYVAFGIADQIFLMSGRQKEWVKISASIFALTIVLDAILIPRTNLIGASVVSSVMMLLLGAVATMRLKHHLKFWLFDNYHAKIIVASVITTLITHPIATNLPFGFAANALVTILIICALFMTIVWAYGMETGDRAIIHQIIRKKTPRQ; via the coding sequence ATGGGACGGGTTCTAGGTAGAGGAATAGGCTATCTTGCCCAGATCATGTTTGCACGCGTCCTGGCTCCGGAAAGTTTTGGGTTGTTTGCAATTGGCTGGACTCTTCTTCGTCTGTTTTCGATTGCAGGCCATTTTGGAATGGATTCCGGTGTTATCAAGTTCGGAGGTCAATACTGGCAAAAAAATGCTTTGAAATTAAGAAGTGTTGTGCTTGTTTCTTTGACCAGCGCGTTTTTGTCCGGCGCGATAATGGGGATGCTTTTATATGTATCCGCCCCCTGGCTCGCCGAGGTTTTTTTTAGAAAACCCGCCTTGGTCCCCATATTTCGCGGTTTTGCGATCATTTTTCCTTTTGCCACGATCTTGCGAGTGGCGGCGGCAACCAGCAGCCTTTCTGGAAAAATGCTGTGCGGAGCAATCTCAGAAGATATCGCCCAGCCAATTCTTCAAATAGGATTGTTCCTTGTTCTCTTCAACATGGGAATGGGCTTGAACGCTGCCATCCTATCCATTGGTGTATCGTATGGAATATCTGTCATTATTGGCTTGGTTTGTGTAGCAAGATCAATTCCCGGCATCATTGGTCTCGGCAGAATCCTGTCAGACGACCTTGTACCTATCCTGAGATTCTCTTTTCCGGCGATTGTAGGAGTAACACTTGGGGCTTTCAATTTATGGGGAGATCGCCTCCTAGTCGGTTATTTCAGCACCGAAGCCAGCACCGGAATCTACCAATCCGTATCGGTTCTTACGATGTTCACTACGATCATATTAAGTGGATTCAAAATTTCCATTGCACCGGCAATAGCGCACCTGTACTATCGCGGGGAGCATGAGGCCGTAAAAACTCTTGTCAGATCGGTTATCCGCTGGGCGCTTTATATTTCGCTACCCATTCTCATATTTGTTTTTGTTAATGCCAACGGTTTAATAATCGGTTTATTTGGACTGAAATACCAAAGCGGGACAGTTCCCCTGCTCATACTGACCATTGGTCAAGTTTTTTATGTGGCGTTCGGCATCGCGGATCAAATTTTTCTGATGAGTGGGAGGCAAAAGGAGTGGGTAAAAATCTCCGCATCTATTTTTGCCTTGACCATTGTTTTAGATGCAATTCTGATACCCCGCACAAATTTAATCGGCGCAAGCGTTGTATCCAGCGTCATGATGTTGCTGCTTGGGGCCGTGGCGACAATGAGGTTGAAACATCACCTGAAATTTTGGCTCTTCGATAATTATCATGCAAAAATCATTGTGGCCTCAGTGATTACTACACTAATAACTCATCCAATAGCAACCAATCTGCCTTTCGGGTTCGCGGCAAATGCACTCGTAACAATCTTGATTATATGTGCGTTGTTCATGACGATTGTATGGGCTTACGGAATGGAAACAGGCGACAGGGCTATCATTCATCAAATCATAAGAAAAAAAACGCCCCGCCAATAA